The Sesamum indicum cultivar Zhongzhi No. 13 linkage group LG6, S_indicum_v1.0, whole genome shotgun sequence genome has a segment encoding these proteins:
- the LOC105163637 gene encoding NAD(H) kinase 1 yields the protein MYKRESPMSPSNPTSANVNASMSPAENGCVDSFSVLNSEQAVQELIQDSLLHGIDDHLIEFSEALRTVAKALRRVTEGKASAQAEAAEWKRKYELERARNLQFEQKVLSLGGHFSEITDERAGNLEDQTVLSDANSDQCELCSGKDDICAHEVLRDGESDSDSSAIPNKMMRKASFKLSWCCKGDKSDRHKHDIVSFEKGNITTAERSSKQISLKWESPPQTVLILTKPNSTSVRILCLEMVRWLKEQKKLNIFVEQRVKTELLTESSYYSFVQTWLDDKELLLLHTKVDLIVTLGGDGTVLWAASMFKGPVPPIVPFSLGSLGFMTPFYSEHYRECLNSILRGPISITLRHRLQCHIIRDEAKSEYENEGPMLVLNEVTIDRGISSFLTNLECYCDNSFVTCVQGDGLILSTTSGSTAYSLAAGGSMVHPQVPGILFTPICPHSLSFRPLILPEHVTLRVVVPFNSRSQAWVSFDGKGRKQLAPGDALVCSMAPWPVPTACQLDSTSDFLRSIHDGLHWNLRKTQSFDGPRDS from the exons atgtataagagAGAGAGCCCCATGTCTCCGAGCAACCCCACCTCCGCCAAT GTTAATGCTAGCATGTCACCAGCAGAGAATGGGTGTGTTGATTCTTTCTCTGTGTTGAACTCTGAACAAGCAGTCCAGGAACTTATTCAAGACTCTCTTCTCCACGGAATCGATGATCATCTGATCGAGTTCTCTGAGGCTTTGAGAA CTGTAGCAAAGGCCCTAAGAAGAGTCACTGAAGGTAAAGCTTCTGCTCAAGCTGAGGCCGCTGAATGGAAACGTAAATATGAACTGGAGAGGGCACGTAATTTGCAGTTCGAGCAAAAAG TGCTATCTTTAGGAGGGCACTTCAGTGAAATAACTGATGAGAGAGCTGGAAACTTGGAAGACCAAACTGTGCTGTCAGATGCAAATAGTGATCAATGTGAGTTGTGCAGTGGGAAAGATGATATCTGCGCTCATGAGGTTCTCCGGGATGGTGAATCTGATTCTGATTCCTCTGCCATTCCTAATAAGATGATGAGGAAG GCATCATTTAAGCTATCATGGTGCTGCAAGGGTGACAAAAGTGATCGCCACAAACATGATATTGTGTCTTTTGAGAAGGGGAATATAACAACTGCAGAGCGCAGCAGTAAACAG aTTTCTTTGAAGTGGGAATCACCTCCGCAGACTGTGCTTATATTGACCAAGCCGAATTCTACTTCAGTCAGAATTCTGTGTCTCGAAATGGTCAG ATGGTTGAAAGagcagaaaaaattaaatatatttgtggaGCAACGAGTGAAGACTGAGCTTTTGACAGAATCCTCATACTATAGCTTTGTACAAACCTGGCTAGATG ACAAGGAGTTGCTGCTCCTGCATACGAAGGTTGACCTCATTGTAACTCTAGGTGGAGATGGAACTGTCCTTTGG GCTGCATCTATGTTCAAAGGTCCGGTTCCTCCGATCGTGCCGTTCTCTTTAGGTTCTCTTGGTTTCATGACCCCATTTT ACAGCGAACACTATCGTGAGTGTCTTAATTCAATCCTTCGTGGTCCTATAAGTATCACGTTAAGGCATCGCCTGCAGTGTCATATCATCCGAGATGAAGCTAAAAGTGAATATGAGAATGAAGGTCCCATGCTTGTGCTGAATGAGGTAACAATCGACCGTGGAATTTCATCATTCCTCACAAATCTGGAATGCTATTGTGACAACTCGTTTGTCACTTGCGTTCAAGGGGATGGTCTGATATTGTCTACGACTTCTGGGAGCACAGCATATTCCCTTGCTGCCGGAGGATCAATGGTCCATCCTCAG GTCCCTGGAATCCTCTTTACACCAATCTGTCCCCACTCTCTGTCCTTCCGGCCTCTGATATTGCCCGAGCACGTGACACTTAGAGTGGTGGTACCATTCAATAGCCGAAGCCAAGCATGGGTGTCGTTTGACGGCAAGGGCAGAAAACAGTTGGCCCCTGGAGATGCACTGGTTTGCAGCATGGCCCCTTGGCCTGTTCCCACTGCGTGTCAACTTGATTCAACCAGTGATTTTCTAAGAAGCATCCACGACGGTCTTCACTGGAATTTGAGGAAGACTCAGTCCTTTGACGGCCCTCGTGATTCTTAA
- the LOC105163639 gene encoding ABC transporter G family member 12 translates to MEIEIMAGSDHQPDSISGGAHDTDGGEACLAWEELTAVLPNFGNGPTRRLINGVSGYALPGRIMAVMGPSGSGKSTFLDSLAGRLSGNVVLSGNVLINGTKRRLRSGLVAYVTQEDVFLGTLTVRETIAYSALLRLPSNTTKDVINDTIENTIAEMGLEECADTLIGNWHLRGISGGEKKRLSIALEIITQPRLLFLDEPTSGLDSASAFFVVQALRNVARSGRTIISSIHQPSSEVFALFDDLLLLSSGETIYFGEAAMAIEFFADAGFPCPSRRNPSDHFLRCINSDFDDVNNTLLGSKRIKDIKDTSGPIMNLSTSEIRARLIHKYQSSKLAARVKARIREFSTTEGLVFEETSGSQATWLKQLTTLTKRSFVNMSRDFGYYWLRIIVFIAVSICVGSIFHDVGSNNHAILARGASGGFISGFMTFMTIGGFPSFIEEMKVFSKERLSRHYGVGVFIFSNFISSIPYLVLMSFTSASITYFMVKFHPGLFHFMFAALDLLLSIAVVESCMMVIAAIVPNFMMGVIIGAGFIGIMMASAGFFRLFPDLPKVFWRYPVSYINYMAWALQGAYKNDMIGIEFENPQAGQPPLQGEVVLTSLLGISLSHSKWWDLAAVAANLVVYRLLFFSMLKLKETALPMYRTYYTKRTLHHLKQRASFRKTPPFPSKRHHVVHSLSSQEGLNSPLH, encoded by the exons ATGGAGATAGAAATCATGGCGGGTTCTGATCATCAGCCCGACAGTATCAGCGGCGGCGCTCATGATACTGACGGTGGGGAAGCATGTTTGGCGTGGGAGGAGTTGACGGCGGTGCTCCCTAACTTCGGGAATGGGCCTACGAGAAGGTTGATAAATGGGGTGTCGGGTTATGCTCTTCCGGGTAGGATCATGGCTGTTATGGGTCCTTCTGGCTCCGGCAAGTCCACTTTTCTAGATTCTTTAGCAG GTAGGCTGTCGGGAAACGTAGTCCTCTCCGGTAATGTTCTCATTAATGGGACGAAAAGGAGGCTCCGCTCCGGTCTCGtt GCTTATGTAACTCAAGAAGACGTGTTCTTGGGGACTCTCACAGTCAGAGAAACCATCGCGTACTCAGCACTCCTCAGGCTGCCAAGCAACACAACGAAAGACGTGATCAATGACACTATAGAGAACACAATAGCAGAAATGGGACTTGAAGAATGTGCTGACACCCTGATTGGAAACTGGCATTTGAGGGGCATAAGTGGCGGTGAGAAGAAGAGGCTGAGTATTGCGTTAGAGATCATAACACAGCCGCGCCTTCTGTTTCTTGATGAGCCAACGAGCGGTCTAGACAGTGCGTCGGCCTTTTTTGTCGTTCAGGCTCTCAGGAACGTTGCACGTAGCGGGAGGACGATTATTTCCTCTATTCACCAGCCGAGCAGTGAAGTTTTCGCCCTCTTTGATGATCTTTTACTGCTTTCGTCTGGTGAAACGATTTACTTTGGTGAAGCTGCAATGGCTATTGAG TTCTTTGCAGACGCGGGATTCCCCTGTCCGAGTAGAAGGAATCCGTCTGATCATTTCCTTCGATGTATTAATTCAGACTTTGATGATGTGAACAACACTTTGCTGGGCTCAAAAAGAATCAAA GATATAAAAGATACGTCTGGTCcaataatgaatttatcaACATCAGAAATCAGAGCAAGGCTCATTCATAAGTATCAAAGCTCAAAACTTGCAGCAAGAGTGAAAGCTAGAATCAGAGAATTCTCAACTACT GAAGGACTTGTATTTGAGGAAACTAGCGGGAGCCAGGCAACATGGTTGAAGCAACTTACGACTCTGACAAAGCGGTCTTTCGTAAACATGTCTAGGGATTTTGGGTACTACTGGCTAAGAATCATAGTCTTTATTGCAGTATCCATTTGTGTCGGCTCCATCTTTCACGATGTTGGATCCAATAATCATGCAATTCTGGCTAGGGGAGCCTCTGGAGGATTTATTTCCGGCTTTATGACGTTCATGACAATTGGAGGCTTCCCATCATTCATTGAAGAAATGAAG GTATTTTCCAAAGAAAGGCTCAGCAGACATTATGGTGTTGGAGTGTTCATTTTCTCTAACTTCATCTCTTCGATTCCGTACTTGGTCCTAATGTCGTTCACTTCAGCATCCATCACTTACTTCATGGTGAAGTTTCATCCCGGCCTCTTCCACTTCATGTTTGCTGCTCTCGACCTTTTGCTATCCATAGCCGTGGTTGAGAGCTGCATGATGGTTATCGCTGCAATCGTTCCCAATTTCATGATGGGCGTTATAATCGGGGCTGGTTTTATC GGTATCATGATGGCTTCAGCTGGCTTTTTCCGCCTCTTCCCCGACCTTCCAAAGGTATTCTGGAGATACCCCGTCTCGTACATCAATTACATGGCGTGGGCCTTACAG GGTGCCTATAAAAACGACATGATCGGTATTGAGTTCGAGAACCCCCAGGCAGGCCAACCACCACTGCAGGGAGAAGTAGTCCTGACTTCTTTGCTAGGCATTTCTCTAAGTCACTCAAAATGGTGGGATTTGGCCGCGGTGGCAGCCAACCTCGTCGTATACAGGCTGCTATTCTTTTCCATGCTTAAACTCAAGGAGACGGCTCTGCCAATGTATCGAACGTACTACACTAAGAGAACCCTTCACCATCTCAAGCAAAGGGCTTCGTTCCGAAAGACGCCACCGTTTCCTTCAAAGAGACATCATGTTGTTCACTCCTTGTCTTCTCAAGAGGGTCTCAACTCTCCATTACATTGA